GACGGTTTCTCTTCAGCGGAAGTTTTTGGGAGTGAGAATAATGACTCTATGGCTTCCGATGAGTACGGCAATGTGAAATTTCTTTCAAACCATTCGGGCGGTATTCTCGGCGGCATCTCAACCGGAGAGGATATTGTCATCAGAATTGCTGTAAAACCGACACCATCCATATCGTCTGAGCAGCAGACTGTTGATATTCACGGGAATAACCGGTTAATCTCAACCGGAGGAAGGCATGATCCCTGCATAGTGCCGAGGATTACTGTTGTTGCGGAGGCAATGGCGGCGGTTGTGATTGCCGATTCGTACCTCTCAATGAGGGCATATGCCCCTTTTGAATAATTTTATGGGTTTTTTTGGCAGAATATCTGCAAAATTCTTTTTTTGTGATGCAGGTTTTATTATATTTCAATAGAATTTCTGCATATTGTTATATCCTTCTCTGTATCCACCAGAATAAATGTCCATGTTCCTCCGTCAAGGCCTGTAACATTGCCTGATTCAGGATTTTGTGCAGAAAGTACAAATTTTTCTTTAATTTTATGATAGAATAGATAGCCTGTATCCCCTGTTCTGAAATCTGTAAGACAGTTCCCTTTTGTTACTGTATGCATCTGTCCGTTGGGGTCTATTATTTTGATCTCCGCTTCATCGCCGGACTGTACGAGAATGTCATCCCCGGCAGCGTTGAATACCTTGAAGTAGTAGCCTCCTTCCGTTGCTATGACCGGTTCAATCTCGAAGTAAGCCTGTTTCGGACTTTCCTTCCAGACCGGAAGTCCGAATACGTACACCCCTGCAACCGCTATGAAGACAAGTGCAAGCCCCACCATCAGAAGGGTACCGATTATCGGTGCTTCTGCCCTTTCATGTTCAGTTATCTTCAGCATCTGATTCCTGTTATGGTTTTTCCCCGGAATTACATCTTTTTGAGAGAATTTTATAATCTGAAATCGCTATCCGGATATTAATTTATAAAAGATCACGATGGGATTTATAATTTTGGCGTAATATGCATCAGTCTGAAGGATGTTATGTTTTTGAGATTTTTTGCTGCTTTTTTCTTCTTAAAGTGTCAGAATCACTCATATGCCTGTTATTCATACTTATTTTAGATGTAGGGGTTTACGGTAATTTTGAAGGTAAGATTTTTCAGCTCGTCTTCGGTGATGCTGTTAACAAGCAGGCGGCTGATTACCTCGTCGCCATGGGCTTTCCGGATTGCACTTATCGCCTCCGCAGCCGTATCCAACTGCGGCGCAATCCCGGCTAAAAGCACCATTGCGGGCTTGAGCATTGCCGGATTTTTGACTACAAAAGTTCCAACCGTCGCCGCTGCCTTTGCCGCATCACCATACGCCGGGATCAGTGCTGCAAGGTTCAGGCCCGTTCCTATCCAATCTCCGCCGGAGATTGTTGCCCCGATGTCGCGAAGGTCATCTTTTCCTGAAGATGATATGCTCAAGAATCAGAACACTGACCACTCCGGCAACAAAACCGTTGGCGACAACCGGGCGTATAAGTAAAGGCAGTGAATCTGCGGCATCTGGTGGCAGAAATGAGATCAGGTTACCAAGAATGATGGGAAAACCGATGATAATTCCGTTATCGAAGTCAAACGGCTTACCTCTCAGGTCCCTGAAGAATACATAGAGAGCGGCAGAAAACTGAGATGACATGACAAAGAGAAGCAGACACCCTATGATAAGTGTTGGAATGGCGGCCATAAGGGGCACTGCTCCGGGAATAACGGCAAGTAATACCAGAATAACACCTGCCGGAATCAGGGTATATCGTGATGCATTCTTAGTGTCAAGTATCATTCCGGCACTTGTTGAGTAATTGACACCACCGACAGCACCGAAAAATCCGGAGAATGCGTTAATAATTCCGGTAAAGAACACTCCCCGCTTGTACCTCTCTCTCATACCTTCGGCTTCTGTTATATCACCAATTCCCTGAATAGAGCCGATATCGTTTACAATAAGAGCAAGATAGCAGATTAAAAATGAGATTATCACCCCTGGTTCAAATTCAGGATGAATTATTATAGAGTTTATTTCAGGCACATAAACCGCAGCAGAAAGTCCGTTCTCCAGAAATGATGTCAATTCCTGGGGGAAAACGATGAAATATGCCGCCGTTCCGATGATTATAATCCAGAGCAGAATTGTTGCCTTCCACAATCCCTTAAGAACCCGGTTGGCATAGATTATCAGCATCATTGCAGAAAAAGCAAAAATCAGTTTTAAAAAGACTCCCTCATCACAGCAGTCTCCGATAATCAGGTCAAGTATTGTCGGTATGAGTGTGAATGCTATCAGCATAAGAACAACTGTAATAACCCGTGTGGTAAACATCCGCCCGACAAACTGCAAAAGCCCTGCAGCAGCAATAAGGGAGCCTATAACCGCACTAATTACAATGGCAGTATAAACTGAATCCGGAGAATAACCGGCAGATGAAATAGTCCCTACAAGAAGCACTGCTGCAGGGCCAAACACCACCGGAAGCCTGTGTCCTGCGATAACCTGTATGACAAGAGCGACACCGGTTATGAACAGAAGCTTTTGCAGGTAAAAATTCGCTTCACCCGGATTATCGGTGTGCATCCCGGAGATTATCATTCCGATAATCAGCACGAATGAAAGCGAAATAGCCGCCCACATAATCCCGGTGGCGACATTCTCCACAAGTGGTGGCTTTTCATCTACCTCATACCTGAATTTCATCTGCAAATTCAGTTTATACCCGGAAATTAATACCTCTTGTCATCATCCTGCGGTCAGCAGACAGGACGCTGCTGAAACTGCCTGAAACATTTGCGTTAAAAAAAGAAATATTATGGGATAAAATCCCTTTCCGGTAATATTACTGCTGTTCTTCACTCATTGAAGATGAGATCTCCTCCGGTGTCTTTCCCCTGAACATAAGGCCGGTAATTACCATTACAATACCCCAGGCAACCGCAAAAATACCGAGAATCCAGACCATTGTTTCAGTGCCTATTCCGGGGAACATCATTATGTAAAAGCCTACAAAGAGTGAGAGTAAACCTGCAATTACAAGGAGTATCTTATAGCCAATTCCGGCGTTTCCTGTAAAGGCCATCCAGAAATCAGTAAATCCGGTCATCAGTGCCCAGAATGCTATCAGGTATGTAACCAGAAGCCATGCGGAAAGAATATTCGATATTGCGAAAAATCCAAGGATTACTGCAATAACGCCGAGAATTATGAGAGCGGCAGATGCACCTGCGCCCTCATGCGACTTTGCGCCCTGAATGATCGTAATAATTCCATAGACGATTACAAGGGCGCCGATGAAGTAACCAAAGAAGAGAATTACAAAAGGAGTCCATACCAGCGCTGCTGTCCCCATAATCAGTGCAAAGAGGCCCATCAGGACAAAAGTCCACCATCCGGGTGTGAAATTCATTGCACACCCTAAACTGTTATTTTCAGTCATTTTAATCAACCTTATGCTCTATTCTAAAGCATTAAGTAATATAATTGTTCGTATCCGGAAATCCATTCTTGTGAGCCGGAAAGTATTCCTGAGATATTTCTAATCGGGTAAAAATAAGATATGATTAATACATCCGGGGAGCAAGAAGAGAGTATGGCATTCTGGATTCCGGCATTTGCCGGGTTTCTCGTTATGATTCTGCTTGCACTGCTCTTTGGACATGCTCATCCTATGGCATCTTTTGCCGCACCTGTAATCGGTGGTTTCATCGCCGGAATACTGGTCAGTGAGGGGACGATGGAGGGAGCTAAGGCAGGATTCACCTCCGGAATATTCGGCGCAATTATCGCTTCCGTACTGATTCTGGTCGGGGGACTTGCATTTTTCGGCATAAGCGGACTTGCGGTTGGCATTGTTGTTGACATAGTAATTATTCTGATTTTCTCACTCTCCTTAGGCATTCTTGGAATGATCGGCGGTGCAGTCGGCGGGCTTTTCTCCCGCTGATCCTGCTGAAGAGAAGAATAAATTACGGATTCATATTTTTCACACTCCTTTTTCATGGCATACACGCAGAGATATATCTCTTTTAAGCTGCCATATTCATGTGATGGAAACCGGGATTTACAGGGATTCTGATTTTTCAGGCATCCTCAGTCTTGACAGCCAGTCAGGCACTGATAGTTATGCCTCTGCGGTATATTTCCGCCATGCAGCATCGATACATGCAGACACTTTTCTTGTTGCACGGGATGAGGAGAGGAATATTGCCGGGTACTGTATCGGAGGAATTATCCCGGGGAATCCGGAAGACGGATGGATTTTAAAAATTTATGTCGATTGCCAAAGGAGGCACGAGGGAATAGGCAGGAGACTTCTTGAAGAAACTATCGGGGTGCTTGAAGATTCGGGAGTTAAGAAGATCTGTCTGACGGTATCTCCGGCTAACGAACCGGCTCTTTTATTATACCAAAGATACGGTTTTACTCCTGAAGAGAGAATTAAGGATTATTTCGGAGAAGGTGAGGACCGGTTCTTAATGGTCAGGAATAAAAGTCATCCTGAGGTTTAATTGGTAATAATATGCCTGATTTAAGCATTTTCCGGCAATCTCACATAGCCTCAATTTTTCTGAATCTGAATATTATTCTCCAGTCCTGCTGTTCACGAAGTGTCAGCTCATTTATCTCCTGCAAAAAGTTACATAGTTCCGGAATTGTACTGGCATGGTTGATCTCATTTTTAATTGATGAGAGGTGCCTTACAGTATGTGAATATCTCTCTGCATTTCTGAGATATTCTCTCTGAGTTCTGACAGCGCCTATTGCGGAACCTATGGCCGGCAGTGAGATCGTCAGAAATGCAAGTGACATTGGTATTCTGTCATCATAATACGGTTCCCAGTGTCCTACTTCAAATGCATGCATGACTGCAAGAATCAATGTCAGAATGAAGAGAAATTCACCGACTATTGCCAAAATTCTATATTTTTTTGCTGCATCTGCACTAAATTTTTTGTAATAACCAAGTCTGTTATTCACCCAGGCTGAGAGGAAGAATTTACGCAGCGGTTCAAATGGAATATCTATTCTGCAGTAATTCAGCGGAACGGTCTTAATCATCTCCTCAAAGGCCATAACCATCCAGTCATTCGGACGGTTTGCAATGCTCATATGTGGCGGAGTATCCGGTTTTTCGCATGTTGTACAGATGACACAGAGAAAGAATGCTGCACGCATCCTCTCTGCAAGAAAGTTGTAGTCTATCCACTTCCTGTGATAATCTCCGTACCTTGACCCCATCATTAACACGATAATAAGGGCGATCTCAGCGACCTCAATCCATACAAGATAAGGTTTTTCCGGGAAGAAAATGGTCTGCATGGCGATTGTAGCGACAGCAAGAGCGGCAAGCAGAGATACTAAAATCCCGGTGATTCTGTAATATCTCTTGTACATCTTCATAAGAACTCTTGTTCTTGTGAAATGTGGCAGAAGTGTAGTATAGAGAGGTTCAAGACTCTTCCCATCAAGTCCTGCTTTTTCAGCCTCTTCATGGATCCCTTTCATGTATCTGCTCTGGTTCTTCTGAAAACTCCGTGCACTGAATTTTTCAGTATTGAAAATGTTTAGGTCCCTGTATGACTCAAATATTCTGTCTTCATGCGGAATTTCATATGTATGCCCGCTCTGAGGGTCCAGTGATACAATAGTTCTGCCATATCTTCTTGAAAGAGAGAATACGCTTCCTTTTTTGTATTCCGCTGATTTTGGTTCCCATTCGCCAATTAGAAAGATGATGTTTGAGTTGTCTATCACTGCGTCATATACAGGATCATATCCCGGCGTGGAATCCGTAAGTGAGAAGGATATTGTAATGTAAGGGAGCTTCTCGTTAAACGGGCATTTTTCATCGTTTTCATAGGGATGCTTAATGAGGGCGATTTCAGTTTCTGTACATCTTTTCCGGACCTGATCGGCAAAAAGCGATTCCAGTATCTTATGCTCTGAACCGGGGCGGTACGGAATTATAAAGCGATATCTGTGAGGTGTGTCTGAAAGAATTCCGTCTATTTTATTGAGATTTTTTTTGACTGCCTTTATTATACAGGTCAGGTTGAAATTTTCATCTGTAACTATGAGGCCTATTCTTACAGTTGTTCTGAGCGGCCCCGGGGTGACGAGGGGAGTTTCGTTATCCTGTCCCTGCATATCCGTGCTCATTGAATCTTCAAGAGGGCTTTTTTTAAAGGTCATATTTGCCGTTATTTTAATCTATCAGCTGATCCACCTTTTAGGGTTTATATCTCCTTCTCTCTGCTTTTACATAGTCCTGATTTTTTTCTTATCCTGTAGATCTACATATGTGCAGTTAAACATTCCTGTCATTTCCACATATATCCTCGATTTTAATTCTCAGGATATTTTCTGTAATCTCCTATGAAACAATACACTGTTTCATTCATTATCTGTGAACCAACTGGTTCATGAGTGACTTTTTATGCTCTGATGCTCACTCTTTTTTCCCGCCGGATAGAATAATTAATTAATAATATGGAATTTTTAAGAGAGAGAAAGGTTCATTTTGAGACCTATGGCTGTACCTTCAATTACGCTGATACGGGAAAATTAATGGATATAGCCCTCTCTCAGGGCTGTAAAGTTGTCCCTGCGGACGAGGCCGACACTGTCGTTATCAATACCTGCACGGTTGTCGCCCAGACCGAAAGGGCAATGATTAGGGCAGTTCAGGACTACAGCGACCGTGATGTTGTTGTAACGGGTTGCATGCCGGTTGTTCAGGCAGAACTGCTGAGAAGCGTAAGGCCTGACATCCGGATAATTCTCCCGGAGGAGATTTACAGGCATTCTGAGAGAATCGGTCATTCTGTTGAGGGTGGTGTCGGCGTTGTCCAGATGGGAACCGGATGCCTTGGCAGCTGTTCCTACTGCATCACCAGGTTTGCCCGTGGAGAGCTTCACAGCAATCCGGTTGCAGATATTGTATCCGAGACTGAAAGACTGATTTCTGAGGGTGTTCATGAAATTCAGCTTACAGGACAGGATGTAAGTGCCTACGGTTATGATAACGGTGAAAATCTCGGCACTCTTTTAAAAGCAATGGCAGAGGTTGAGGGTGAATTTGAGATCCGGGCCGGTATGATGAATCCAAAGACAGTTCTGCCGTATCTGGACGAGATTATCGATGGATTTCTCTCAGATAAAATCTTTAAGTTTATTCATATCCCCGTCCAGTCAGGTTCTGACAGAGTTCTTTCTGATATGGGTAGGGGTTATACATCAGCAGATTTTGAGAGAATTGTGACAGAGTTCCGGAAGAAAGTCCCGGACATCAGGGTATCAACAGACCTGATTGTCGGATTTCCGACTGAATCAGAAGAGGACTTTAAGGAGACCCTTGAGATGGTTAAGAGGGTCTGCCCGACAAAGGTCAATATCACACGGTTTTCAGTGCGTGAAAACACTCCTGCGGCGGAATATAAGGATATGCCGGACTGGATAAAGAAGGAGAGGTCAAGAGCGCTTACTATTGCTGTGCATGATATTTACAACCGGAATAATGAGTCTTTGATTGGGAGAATAATTCCGGTGTCGGTTACGGAGAAAAAGAAGGCGGGAACGGTCATCGCCCGTGACAGGTCATACAATAATATTGTTGTTATGGGGGATCACAGCATCGGTGAGTCCTTCGATGCAGAGATCACCGGGCACAGAACCCATTATCTGATCGGTGAGAAGATCTGATCCACGGGTTGCTACCGGAAAATATATCCTTTTTTTATAGGGGCTTTTAATTCTCTTTCTGTCAGTCCCCGAACATATTGAACATCGGTTTTGTAGGGTCATATTCCTCATCCATCCCGAATATGAGCTTATGGGTCCCTGTATATTCCTTTCCGTCCTCATTTTTGTAGCTGAGGTATATATTTGCACTTCCTTCAAGGTTTTCTGCGCTGTAGTCAAAGACTCCGTCAGGCTCAATCTTTCCGGCTGAGAAACTTATGTCCTTCTTCTTTATCTCCCCTTTTACATCCAGTGCAGGATGGTTTCCGATATTTGCAAGGACAATCTTTCTTTTGTCGTCTGATACATAAGGGATTACGAGAGGTCTTTCACCTACTTTTTTGCCGGAGTCATTGATTATGAAGGCCATTATTATTGTCCCGGTTATTATGACTCCAAAACCTATGAAGAGCAGGTTTATCATACCGAGGAATAGCGTTGCCGCAATACATACTCCGATTACGACAGTCCTGAACGTATTCATTAAAAGGTAATTGGATGGAAGATATATTTCAGTTTCCATATGTTCACCGGACGGGGTAACTATCCCGTGTGATATACGGATCAAAGAAAGAGTGTTTTTTAGTATCCGGAACAATTCTTTGATCAATGGATATAATTGAGGAAGGTTTTGACTGTATTGTCAGTAAATTAAAGGAAGCAAAGAAGGATGAGAGTGAGTTATCCGGAAAAATAAAGGAGAATGAGGTTCTTCTCCTTGCGCGTATGGGCGAGAAGGCAGCGTCTCTTGTGGAGAATTACGGGCTTAATATGCTTCTTCGTGCGAAAAATGACGGGAAGGGGGAACTTTACGACACTATATATTATGATAATAAAATGTTCATACTTGCAAAGAGTGATCCCCTGCCTTTCAGGCCGGACAATTCTTCAATGCCCGTGTCCGACCAGTTCTGCGTCCTTGATTCGGAAGGGAAGTTTTTTGAGATCTATTATTCAGCCCATGAATACATGACAGATTCATACGCTGAAGAGATGACTCCTGAAAGGGCTTTTGAAATTTACGGATATGAGATTATATTTATGCTCTATAAGGCATTTCAGCAGTATCTGAAGGAAGAGCAGGATCTTGTGCACTCACTCGAGAAGACGGTTGCATTTGTATTTAAGAAAGATTCTGAAGATAATAAGGCTTGAAAATCCTCCTATGAAACAATACACTGTTTCATTCATCATCTGTGAACCAGCTGGTTCATGAGTGACTTTTTTTACTCAGGTTCTTAAGTGTACCTGGTTCTGAATCAGAGCCGGGACCTGTTACATCTCAGACAATATTATTATATTCTGCCCGAATATATCCTCTAATTAAGAATGGAGATTATCTGATATGGAGATGAGCAGCGTATGCCAGAGTTGCGGGATGCCGCTTTCCGGAGATGAAGTCAGGGGTACAGAAAAGAATGGTGGAAAATCCGGAATATACTGCATTTACTGTTATATGAATGGAGAATTCACCGTTCCGGAACTTACTGAGGCTGAGGTTATTGGAAAGGGTGGTCAGATTCTTGCAGAGATTTACGGCATGCCCCCCGAAAAGGCGAAGGAGCTTGCATCTGAGCAGGTGCCTCTTCTGAAGAGATGGAGCGGCAGGATAGTCCCGTCGTGCCAGAGCTGCGGAATGCCTATGAAAGATGAGAGTGATTTCGGAACTGAAGAGGATGGCTCTTTAAACCGTTTGTACTGCCATTTCTGCTACAGTGACGGAGAATTTACTGAACCGGGACTGACGAGGGAAGGGATGATTCAGAAATGTGCGCCGATGATGGCAGATCGTTTTTCCGTGCCGGAAGAGAAGGCCAAAATTATGGTTGAAAATTTCATATCCGGGCTTAAACGCTGGAATGAATGACAATATCAGGTCATTTTTTTAAAGAAACTTTTCAGTCTGAAGCAGTTAATAAGTAATAATTTACAAAAAGTGTAGTGGGCCCGGTGCGACTCGAACGCACGACCTCCCGGTTATCAGCCGGGTGCACCACCGACTATGCTACGGGCCCTGATTGCTGTTGCCTAGATACATTGGATCTGGTTGTTGTTATATCTTTTGATTTTAATCCTGCTTTCACGCAGGTTATCGGGGAATTATTTCTCTTTTTTTTGTACCGGATTCCCGGGTGAAATAACAGCACTCTTTTATTATTAAAATGTCTAATTTAAACTGTATAATTATCCGGAATTTTAGATGAGAGGAATATAAGGCCTGTTTGTTCCCTCATGAACAGTGGGAAAACTCCGGTTTTCCATTCTGTTATGCTGCCTTTAATGTATTATTCAGTATGACTGTTCAGGAGACTGCTCCTGAAAGTAACCGGGCAATAATGTAAGAGCGCCGTAATTTCCGGAAAAAAAACAAGGAACTGATTGATAATGAGAATACTTCACACCTCGGACTGGCATATAGGGCATAACCTCTATGGCAAAAGCAGATATGAGGAATTTGAGGCCTTTTTTGACTGGCTTATCGACTGTATAAATAAAGAGCGCATTGAAGCCCTCATAGTTTCGGGTGATATATTTGATACAACAAATCCGTCCAACCGTTCGCTTGAGATATATTACAGGTTTTTATGGAGACTGTCGGAGACCGGCTGCCGTTACGCAATAATCACCGGCGGCAATCACGACTCTCCCTCCCTTCTGAACGCGCCAAGGGAGATTCTCAGGTGCATGAACCTTCATATCTTCGGGGCGGTGACAGATGAGATACGTGATCATATTGTAGTTCTTAACAATGCTGAAGGTATTCCCTGTGCGGTTGTCTGTGCAGTGCCGTATCTGAGGGACAGGGATATAAGAAGATACAGGCCCGGACTGGATGCCGAAGAGAAGGGCCTTGAAATGATAGCTGCAATAGGTGAATTTTACAGAAAGGTCGCAGATGAGGCAGAAAAAACCGTTAAAGAGTCCGGCTGTGAGATCCCTGTCATCGCAACCGGGCATCTCTTCGCTGCCGGAGGAATGACCACCGAAGGAGACGGCGTGCGTGACCTTTATGTCGGGAAACTTTCGGCTTTCAGCCCGTCAGGTTTTCCGGATGCCTTTGATTATGTGGCGCTTGGCCATCTGCATATGCCGCAGAAATCAGGAAAAGATCATATCAGGTACAGCGGCGCACCTCTCCCGATAGGGTTCTGTGAGGCAGGGAGGAAGAAGTCTGTGGTGGTTGCCGATTTTTCATCCGGAAAAACACCTCTTCTTGAAGAGATTACTGTACCGTGCTTTCTGCCGCTTTATTCCCTTAAGGGTGACAGTGCAGAGGTTGCCGGCAGACTCAGGGAGCTTATAGCATCCGGTGAAAAATGCTCTGTGGAGATTATCTATGAAGGCGGGGCATCGGCAGTTGAGGTGAACAGGCGCTTTTCTGAGATGGTTAAGGATACGCCTGTCGAGGTACTCCGGATTAAGAATATCCGTATTGCCAGGGAGTCTGAGGAATCGTACGACTCCTGCACAACACTTGAGGACCTCGATGAAAATGAGGTCTTCAGGCGGTGCCTTGCTGAAAACGGGGTGCCGGAAGAGGATTACGGGGAACTCCTCTGCGCTTATGGTGAGATTCTTGCCGGGATCCATGAAGGAGACCATAATGCAGAGTAGGTGGCTTAAATGAAGATTCTGAAATTACGCTTTAAAAACCTCAACTCGCTCTACGGCAGGTGGGAGATTGATTTTACAGTGCCTGAGTATGAGTCCGGCGGTATCTTTGCGATAACAGGGCCGACAGGTTCAGGCAAGACAACAATACTTGATGCTCTGTCCATTGCCCTCTATGGTGAGACGCCAAGGCTTGGAAAGATCTCACAGTCTGCAAATGAGACGATGTCAAGGCTCTCATCCGACTGCTTTGCCGAAGTTGAGTTTGAATCTGCGAAAGGGTCCTTCTGCTGTAGTTTCAGCCAGAAGAAGTCCGGAAATATTCCCGGCGGAAAACTCCAGGGGCCTAAACATGAGATTTCTGACCTTAAAACCGGAAAGATAATCGAGGAGAAAAAATCGAAGGTGCCTCTTGTTGTCGAGGAGGTGACGGGCATGAATTATGATCGCTTCAAGCGCTCAATTATGCTGGCACAGGGTGACTTTGCGGTCTTCCTGAATTCCCGTCCGGCAGATCGTGCGCCCGTTCTTGAGCAGATCACCGGCACTGAGATCTACACTGAAATCTCTGTAAAGGTGCATGAAAGAAGGAAATATGAGCAGAATATTCTTGACGGAATGGAGGAGTCGCTCAGGGCCATAAACATTCTCTCTGATGAGGAGGAGTCGGAACTGAAGGAGAGGCTTTGTTCACTTGAAAAGGAAAGTTCCCTTGTAAAAGCAAAGCTTGAAGAGACTGAAAGGTTTATCCGCTGGATTGAAAACATCTCCCGCATTGAAGCGGATATTGGCCGTTTAAATGATGAAAGAGAGAGAATTTCTCTTTTAAGGGACAATTCATCAGAGGACCTTGAGAGGCTTGAAGTTTTCAGAAGAGCCTCGCATTTTAAGAATATATATGATAATCTCCTGCAGAGCAGGGCACGGCTGTATGATGAGAGTAAAGCCTTTGATGAACTAAGTGCGGTTCTTCCTGAATTGCAAAAGCGATATCAGCTCTCTGTAGCTGAGTATGAGTCTGCACTCAGGCAGAGGGATGGTGCTTCCCGGAATTTTAACGACAGCCTTGAAGTTATTAAAAAAACCAGAGAGTATGATATACGGATCAACGGTTGCCTGAAGAGTATATCCTCTGCTTTAAAGAGCCTTGAGGAGATGAAGGATAAGAAGGAGAGCTATAAGGAAAATATCTCCCGTATATCAGGCAACATTCTCTGTCTGGAGTCTGAAGCAGAAAAACTCAGGCAGTATCTCTCCGGGAATGAGAGGCTCAAAAAACTCAGGGATAATATTGCCCTCATTGAAGAGAAGGCAAAGAGATATTCTGCCTTCCTTAGGGATGGAGAGGCACTGGCGTTAAAACTTGAAAAATCCCAAAATGACATCTCTGAGAGAGAGGAGGATATTTCCGGCAGACAAAAAACCCTTGCAGAGATTAAAGGCAGCATTTCTGAAAGCAGGGTTAAGACTGAAGAACTCTCGGAAAAAACAGAGAGCCTTCTTGGCGGCCGGAAAATTGGTGACTTTTATGGACTTGACAGGGAATATTCCGGACTGTCCATATATCTTAAGGATGCTCTCCGGTATTCCGATGAGATAAAAGCTGCTGATGATAAACTCTCCTCGCTCGGTGCAGAGGTTGAAAAGGACAGTTCTGAGCTGATAAAACTTAAAGATAAGTATTCAGATCTCTCCGGCAGAAAGGTTGAGAAGGCTGAATTTATCAGGGTGCTGGAGGAGAA
The sequence above is a segment of the Methanoplanus limicola DSM 2279 genome. Coding sequences within it:
- a CDS encoding tRNA (N(6)-L-threonylcarbamoyladenosine(37)-C(2))-methylthiotransferase, whose translation is MEFLRERKVHFETYGCTFNYADTGKLMDIALSQGCKVVPADEADTVVINTCTVVAQTERAMIRAVQDYSDRDVVVTGCMPVVQAELLRSVRPDIRIILPEEIYRHSERIGHSVEGGVGVVQMGTGCLGSCSYCITRFARGELHSNPVADIVSETERLISEGVHEIQLTGQDVSAYGYDNGENLGTLLKAMAEVEGEFEIRAGMMNPKTVLPYLDEIIDGFLSDKIFKFIHIPVQSGSDRVLSDMGRGYTSADFERIVTEFRKKVPDIRVSTDLIVGFPTESEEDFKETLEMVKRVCPTKVNITRFSVRENTPAAEYKDMPDWIKKERSRALTIAVHDIYNRNNESLIGRIIPVSVTEKKKAGTVIARDRSYNNIVVMGDHSIGESFDAEITGHRTHYLIGEKI
- a CDS encoding exonuclease SbcCD subunit D C-terminal domain-containing protein, which translates into the protein MRILHTSDWHIGHNLYGKSRYEEFEAFFDWLIDCINKERIEALIVSGDIFDTTNPSNRSLEIYYRFLWRLSETGCRYAIITGGNHDSPSLLNAPREILRCMNLHIFGAVTDEIRDHIVVLNNAEGIPCAVVCAVPYLRDRDIRRYRPGLDAEEKGLEMIAAIGEFYRKVADEAEKTVKESGCEIPVIATGHLFAAGGMTTEGDGVRDLYVGKLSAFSPSGFPDAFDYVALGHLHMPQKSGKDHIRYSGAPLPIGFCEAGRKKSVVVADFSSGKTPLLEEITVPCFLPLYSLKGDSAEVAGRLRELIASGEKCSVEIIYEGGASAVEVNRRFSEMVKDTPVEVLRIKNIRIARESEESYDSCTTLEDLDENEVFRRCLAENGVPEEDYGELLCAYGEILAGIHEGDHNAE
- a CDS encoding type IV pilin, with the protein product MLKITEHERAEAPIIGTLLMVGLALVFIAVAGVYVFGLPVWKESPKQAYFEIEPVIATEGGYYFKVFNAAGDDILVQSGDEAEIKIIDPNGQMHTVTKGNCLTDFRTGDTGYLFYHKIKEKFVLSAQNPESGNVTGLDGGTWTFILVDTEKDITICRNSIEI
- a CDS encoding DUF5518 domain-containing protein, encoding MINTSGEQEESMAFWIPAFAGFLVMILLALLFGHAHPMASFAAPVIGGFIAGILVSEGTMEGAKAGFTSGIFGAIIASVLILVGGLAFFGISGLAVGIVVDIVIILIFSLSLGILGMIGGAVGGLFSR
- a CDS encoding uracil-xanthine permease family protein, translated to MKFRYEVDEKPPLVENVATGIMWAAISLSFVLIIGMIISGMHTDNPGEANFYLQKLLFITGVALVIQVIAGHRLPVVFGPAAVLLVGTISSAGYSPDSVYTAIVISAVIGSLIAAAGLLQFVGRMFTTRVITVVLMLIAFTLIPTILDLIIGDCCDEGVFLKLIFAFSAMMLIIYANRVLKGLWKATILLWIIIIGTAAYFIVFPQELTSFLENGLSAAVYVPEINSIIIHPEFEPGVIISFLICYLALIVNDIGSIQGIGDITEAEGMRERYKRGVFFTGIINAFSGFFGAVGGVNYSTSAGMILDTKNASRYTLIPAGVILVLLAVIPGAVPLMAAIPTLIIGCLLLFVMSSQFSAALYVFFRDLRGKPFDFDNGIIIGFPIILGNLISFLPPDAADSLPLLIRPVVANGFVAGVVSVLILEHIIFRKR
- a CDS encoding GNAT family N-acetyltransferase, encoding METGIYRDSDFSGILSLDSQSGTDSYASAVYFRHAASIHADTFLVARDEERNIAGYCIGGIIPGNPEDGWILKIYVDCQRRHEGIGRRLLEETIGVLEDSGVKKICLTVSPANEPALLLYQRYGFTPEERIKDYFGEGEDRFLMVRNKSHPEV
- a CDS encoding HdeD family acid-resistance protein yields the protein MTENNSLGCAMNFTPGWWTFVLMGLFALIMGTAALVWTPFVILFFGYFIGALVIVYGIITIIQGAKSHEGAGASAALIILGVIAVILGFFAISNILSAWLLVTYLIAFWALMTGFTDFWMAFTGNAGIGYKILLVIAGLLSLFVGFYIMMFPGIGTETMVWILGIFAVAWGIVMVITGLMFRGKTPEEISSSMSEEQQ
- a CDS encoding zinc ribbon domain-containing protein; translation: MEMSSVCQSCGMPLSGDEVRGTEKNGGKSGIYCIYCYMNGEFTVPELTEAEVIGKGGQILAEIYGMPPEKAKELASEQVPLLKRWSGRIVPSCQSCGMPMKDESDFGTEEDGSLNRLYCHFCYSDGEFTEPGLTREGMIQKCAPMMADRFSVPEEKAKIMVENFISGLKRWNE